The Spirochaeta cellobiosiphila DSM 17781 genome contains the following window.
ATGCCTTCGGTGTACCGCAAAATTCTGGAGGAAGCCCTTAGGGCTATCGATCATCATGAAGAAAATCATACTTAGTTTAATTATAGTTCTCTGCCACTTTAGTCTCTGGTCCAATGACTTTTATTTGGAGCAAGGACATTTATATAAACAAACAGAGGCCGGGGGAACCCTTGTTACAACCCTCCCCCAAAGACAGATCTATCCCTTTAACGGGACAGAGCCTATTCTCCTAACCTCCTTGGCTCAGGTGGATGCTAATACTATCTATGTGACAAGTCCCTTTAGGATCTATAAGAGTATCGATGCTGGTCAATCCTGGACAAGTATCGTTTATCGCTCCCAATTCGGACGATGGGCTTACTTAACGGCTATTGCAATAGACAGTCAGAACCGTATTGCTATAGGAACCAGTTTTCATGGTTTGTATTTATCTGATGCCGCTCAAAAGAAATGGACTGATCATTCTGAACATGTTCCAGGGTTAAGTTCCGGGGCTGGTTATTTTGATGATATAGACAGTCTTGTCTTTGATGGACAGGACAATCTGTATATGACAGTCCGACTAGGATCCGAGTTATATAAATACAATGTGACAAGCTTTCAATTTGACAAGTTAAAGTATACGCTGAATGAACAAATCAGAGGGCTCTCCTGGAAAGAGGGACTTCGCTTTGACACGGATTGGGGCCATTACGGATATGCTGACGGTGAGGCTACTAAGCTTACGGCCTGGGATAAAGGTCTAACACTGACAGCAGAGGAAAAGGCCAGACGTGCCTTAGCCAATGACAAGGCAGGGCTTTATCTATCTGCATGGCAGGCTAGTGCCCATTTAGATGAACATATTGCCTTTGCCAAATCCCATGGACTTAATGCTATCGTCATTGACTTCAAAGATGACCTCGGACGTGTCACTTATAATTCCAAGCTGCCTATGGTCAAGGATACGAAAGCGCTCTATTCCCTCCTGGACATTGATACCATAGTGGCTAAGACAAAAGCAGCGGGACTGTATTTGATAGGAAGAGTGGTGGTCTTCAAGGATCCTAAGCTCTATGCCTATGATAATAATAAATACGCCCTCTGGGATGAGACCCGTAAAGCCCCCTGGGGCCACTTCATCAAGGTCAAAGATGAGGAAACGGGAGAAGATAAGTTAGAACAGCGGGAGTTCTGGGTTGATGAATATTCTGAAGAAGTCTGGGACTACAACATCGCCATAGCCAAGGAGATGGAAGCTGCCGGAGTTAGTGAGATACAGTTTGACTACATACGTTTTCCCTCAGAAGGGCCTACCCAGAACATAACATTCCGCTATCAGAAGAGTAATATGGATTATATGGATGCCCTGGAATCCTTCCTTAAAAAGAGCCGGGAAAATATATCCATTCCTATTGGAACAGATGTCTTTGGATTTAATGGTTGGTATGTCATGGATTATCTAGGCCAGAATATCCAGCGCATCAGTTCCTATGTAGACGTTATCAGTCCTATGACTTATCCCAGTCACTTTAATGGCGCCTTTATGAGAGGAGAGGAAAGTTACAATGAATGGGGAGAAAAACTCTACTTCACAGGAGTAACACGGGCCAAGAGAATCGTGAACAACAAAGCCCTCATTCGTCCTTATGTCCAATCCTTTCTGATCTATAAAGAACTTAAAATGGAAGAACCTGAGTATACGGATTATTTATACAAACAATTAACTGGTAATAAGAAGGCCGGTGCAGGAGGATTCCTCTTATGGAATGCTTCCGGCCGCTATTATATGGTCAAGAAAGATCTGAGTGAATATCACTCCCAGACTAAGTAAGATAATAAGAGGAGAGTAGTTCCAAAGATTCCATAATAGGGCTAGTCTCCTCGTTGTAGGTGAGAAGCATTCCTTTGGTGAGTGCTTCCTGAACACCCTGTTCATCATGGGATACATAACCTAAATAGGTAACATCACTGTCCTGTCCCAATATATCCTGATAGGCGATCACATCTGCCTTTTGGGTATATCCATTAACCAGATAAGTCATATCCCCTTTTGTTGTCATTCTACGATAGTGTTCAATAAAGCGGGATAGATAGGCAAAATCCCCCGGGCTACCTACATAGGTGATTATATCTCTCTTGTTCCAGGTAAAGGAAGAAGACACAAAAGCCAGGGCAGGAATATCCCAGACAATATAATCATAAAGTCCAGAACACTCTGATTTGATATCATCTAGCTTATTATAAAAAGCTGTTAAGTCGAATTTGTTCTTCTTAATAGGATGAAGATTGGTCAGAACATCTACCCCTCCCAAACCTTTTTGTATGAGTTGGCTTAGGCTCTTACCCTCGGTCAGATAAGCTTCTGCGGGGTAGTTTTCATTAATATGATAATACAAAGCCTGGGTTGGATTCAGAGGGTCCCCATCAACAACCAGAACCTTCTTATTGTGTTGATACAGGACAATGGCCAGATGAGCCGCAATTAAGGAACAGCCTGAACCTCCCCTCATAGACGTTATGTAAATGTTATGTGCTTTCATTTAATCCTAATCAGCAAACTATAACCAATGAGGCAGAAGTTGTAGACAAAATCTTCAACAGGGATAGTTAGTACCCGCAGTCCCAGATAATGCCCTTCACCGTAATTAACTACTGGCAAACCTGTTAAGATTCCATTGGTTATAACAAAGGCTACTGTAATAGCCCCACAATATACGATTGACCTTGTGTCAACAAGAGGGTAGGGGTAGTAAAAATACAAAAGCAAAGGAAGGGGAATTGCCACTATACAAACGGTGCGTGTGTACTCATACTGCCAGAAGACAATAGCCGCCACAGCAAAGAGAAGCATAACAATAACTGTTACTACGATAGATTTGGATTTCTTCCTGTTATGTGTTTTAGGGAAGAAATAATTAACAATCTCCCAGAGGAACATACAGCTATAAGGGACAGATATAAAAAAGAGAATCTCTCCTAAGGGTAGATTCCCAATCTTAACACCTGTATAGCGGGGATTGAAGCTCCAATGCCCCTGATGAGTCGCCCACATATCCCAAACAATAAAGAACACACTAACCGTTAGATATATCAATCCCATTTTGGGCCATACCTTATAAAAACTCACTCTTTTATCAAAAGAAAAGATGAGTGTGGAACCCAATATGATAATGTTGAGAATGATATATAAGCTCATTAATGCCTCCTGAATAATAAGATAATACTATTTTTGAGAATTTGTAGGATAATCCTTCCCTTGGAAGGTTTGATCTTACCCTTATAAAGAAGGTAGGGATGCTTCACCATACGCCTTGCTGTCCAGTTATACATATCCGATGCTGTTTTGATAGGAACAAGATAGCGATAGGGGATATAGTGGTAGCCCGATTCCGCTTCTGCCTGCCACTTATTATACCGATCTATCTCCTTAACCAGAAAGTCCTCCCATTCCTTAGGATGCTCCTTCGTATGTTCTTCCTCAAAGCTATTAAGCCCTTCTTCGGGAAGAGGAATATAGCGTCTGCCTAAATCAATATCTTCTGCAATATCCCTTATGAAGTTGATATACTGCATAGAACGACCCTGCATCTGGGCGGCATGATAACTAGCCTCTTCCAAACCTAAAAGCTTGGACATGTATAAACCGATAACCTCGGCAGATCCATAGATATATTCTAAGGTCTCATCGATGGTATTGTACTCTGTCTTTGTTAAGTCCATTCTCATAGACTTAAGAAAACCTTCTGTCCATCGGGGAGGGATCTCTTCCTGTTTACAAAGTTCTACAAAGTCATCGATAATCGGATTGCCTGAAGGTTTTCCCTCCATCGCCTGATTATAAGCCTGACAGAAGTCTTCGAATTCTTGTGCTTGCTGGGGGGTGGCATCTACATAATCGTCAGCTACCCTTACAAAACCATATAATATAAAGACTTTATCCCTTACCTTTGGGGGGAAGAACAGACTGGAATTGAAATAAGTTTTACTTCCCTTCTTAAAAGTCTGTCTATGTAAGTCTTTTGCTTTCATTTTTGATCTCCTGAGCTAGTATCTTGGAGCTGATTAAAGTCATAGGGACTCCCACTCCTGGATGAGTGTACTGTCCATTATACCACAGATTCCTGACTTTTTTACTCTTATGTCCTGGTCGGAAGACTGCGGTTTGAAACAGGGTATGGGCTAAACCCAGAGCGGTTCCTTTATAAGCATTATAATCCTCTGTAAAATCCCTATGGCTATAGAGACGTTTGACAATAATACTATCTTTGATGGTTTGTCCTGTCCGCTGTTCCACATGGGCCAGGGCTTTATCAAAGTAGGCTTCTCTTTGACTATCATCCATCCCGGGAGCTACAGGAAAGAGGAGAAAAAGATTGTCTCCCTCCGAAGGAGCCATTTCAGGATCTGTTTTACTGATCACACTCAAGTAAAAGCAGGGATTATCAGGCCATGTCTTAGTCTTGAATATAGTATCAAAATGGGCATCCCAGTCTTCACTGAAGTAAAGGTTATGATGTTCCAGTTCGGGAAACTTCTTATTAGTTCCAATGTAGGCAAGGAGCATAGAAGGGGCCATGGTCTTCTTCTTCCAATACTTGGAAGGGTAGGTTTGATGAGAGGGAGGAAGAAGTTCTGTTTCCCCATGATGATAATCTCCGGTCATGATCACCAGATCCGCTGGATATTCTTTATTCCTTGTGACTACCGAACGAATACGCTTTCCCTCCATCTTATAGGAAGTGACTTCCTGATTCACATGAATGCTTACTCCCTTTTCCATACAGACACGGGCTAAGCCTTTGGCTACGGCATGCATTCCGCCCTTGGGGAAATAAACCCCCAGATTTAAGTCCACATGGCTCATTAAACTATAGAGCGCAGGAGCATTCTTAGGACTGTTCCCGAGAAAAACCATAGCATATTCTAATATCTGTTTGGCTCGGATATCTTTAAAGTACTTGGATACAAATTTATCAAGAGGTGAGAATATGTCCAACTTCAGACCTTCTGTCATCATCTTTCTGTTAAAAAACTGGCCGATATGTTTATAGTCCTTATAAAGAAACTCTGACATGGCCACATTGTATTTATAGGCTGCTTTATCAAGATAGTCTTTGAGCTTTTTGTCACCCTGGTCCTCCAGGGAGCGAAAGACTTCTAAGGTATTTTCAAAATCACTGGATATAGTCAGGGGAGGATGGTTTTCAAAAAACACCTTATAATAAGTGTCCAATTCTACCAGTTCATAGTAATCTTCCCTATTGAGATTAAGGTCCTTAAATAACTCGTCGAATACCTCGGGCATCAAATACCAGGAAGGACCCATATCGAAGGTAAATCCCTCTGTCTTCCATTCCCGGGCCCGGCCACCGAGGGATTCGTTTTTTTCCAGTATTGTTACTTTGTTACCCTCAGCGGCTAGACGAGCTGCACAACTAAGACCTGCAAAACCAGCACCGATAACAATAATATCCATGAAAACACTCCTTCAAGCTATAATCTATATAGAGTGTGATTCCAAATAGGTAATTTGGCAATATAGATTTGATACGACCTTTACAAAAGAGGTAAAATGCAGTAAAAATGCTATTCTTATATAGATGAGGGAGGGATATGGAGCAGGATAATTTCATTGGCAATGGAAAACACTTAAAGGTGCTCTTAGACTGTATCGAAAAAAGTGATGTCAGTATATGGAATTCATTTGTCCGTAAGCAGGGCCCTTACTTTAAGGCTGACCTCAAAGGATTAATCCTGGAAGCAGAAGCTCTGGCTAAGATTAACTTGCGTTTTGCTCGTCTTCAAGGGGCTTTTTTCAAGCAGTGTGATCTGACAGGTGCTAATTTTTCCGGTTCTGATATCACAGATGCCACCTTTAACAGTTGTAATCTATCAGGGGCTAACTTTGGGGGAGTCAATATCAAAGCCGCTTCTTTTGAGGATACCGAACTAAGGGGTATTGTCTTAGGTCGGAAGGTTAAAGTCAAAGCTATTCCCAAGACAAAGATTCCCGATGATCTTGATAAAGACGATCCCCTATGGCGTAAGCTTAAGCAATTAGAAATGCAGGAAAGTGCAGTAGCCTATAACAAAGAAGTTCAAAGAGAAGCCGCCAAGAAGAAGCAGGAAGAGGATGCTCATAAGCTTCAGAAGGATTCCCGATTATTTGAACTGGATGAGGAACCGGACAATGAGTAATACCCATCGATTTGAACAGCAGCTCAAGCAGTTGAAGAAACGATTATTTCAAGAAAATCTGACGAACATAACTGATGAAGTAGGGGTTATCTTCAAGGATAGTCTTAAACGTTATCCAGAGGATTTTGTAAAAGAGATCTATCTACACTTTAGACCTTCCCTGTTGATAGCAGAAGGGGAAGCTAACTGGGATAAGTATTTTGATTTAACAGCCAAACTTATGGATGTGATCGATCTTCTTAATGAAGAATACTCTCCAGAATCCAGTCTTCTGGAAGATTCCTTCTGGCAGTTCTTAGGGGCTATTATTAATGATTTTGCTGAGGACCTTGATTTGGACACTCTTCAGTTTATTATGAAGATACTAGTCGATAAGAAAGCTTTTTAATTATTTATGTCTGTCAATGCGGGGGATCATATACGTGCTGAGGGGCTTTGTTAAGGGGTATTCCCTAAGCTCTTCATATATGGCTCTCGCTTCTGACCAGTTCTGGTTGTGGTAAGCATCGTATACTTTCCAGCATAAATGATGAATCGCCTTTTTGTGGGGAGATAAGTTCTCCGCATAACCTTCCCCCAATAACCAGTACAGGGTTATCTTTTCAGTCTTATTATAACGAATATCATCAATAGGAACAAAGGCAAAATGGTCACGTCCCTTTAGATAGGTATCTTCAGAAACGAGGATGTCTGTTCCATAGTATTTGTTTAAACCTTCTAAACGGCTGGCAATATTCACCGAATGACCTAGTACTGTATAATTCATCCTATCACGGGAACCTACGTTACCCACCATTACAGGTCCCGTATGAATCCCGATACGTGTATCCATAATGGGTTTAACTTCCCCTAACCAGCGAGAGTTCAGTGTATGAATCAATTCCTGAAGAGCCAGGGAGGCTTTCAAAGCATTAAAGACATGATTCTCCTGAGGTAGCGGGGCTCCCCAGAAGGCCATGATTGTATCCCCAATGTATTTGTCTATGGTCCCTTCATGGTTCATGATGATCTGGGAGGTTTGTTCCATGTAATCTGATAGATGGAGAAAGAGACTTTCCGGGGTCAATGATTCACTCGCCTTGGTAAAGCCATTAATAGAGGAAAAGAATAGGGTGAGTTCCTGACGTTCTCCTCCCAATCGGGCTTCTTTCTTTGTTTGTATTAATTGACGCACAATATCTGAAGGAACGTATTTGCCGAAGGCTGTTAATCCTTTGGTCATAGAGAGTATAGACTGATTGAGGATATGCACTTCTTTAAAAGGACTTTCAATAGAGCGCACACGTTCAAGATGAAAACCTTTGATGTGTTCCGTCTCCTTAGCCAGTAGGATAATGGGTTTGGAGATTTTCTTACTTAGGTAAGATAGAAACAACAAACTGATAAAAAGAAGGCAGAAGCTTATTCCCAGGTTGAGATAAAGGGTCGATTTAATAGGCCCCAGAACATCAGCTGTGGGAATCACAATCAAGATGTTCCAATTGAATCCTAAAGAGGACGGTAAACTTGATTTGATTGTGTAATAAGTCAGATTATCGCTTTTAAAATATAAGAGCTGATCATCCTTCTCCTGGGATGCTTTGTACGCATTGACCAGTGTCTTGTCTTCCAATGCATCCAGGGTATAAGCGGAAAAATCCTCTTTATCACCTGTATAGAGCAAACTTGTCTGATTAGAAGCGATGATTTGTCGGGAAGGTGTTGTTAATACGATTTGTGTTCCCTCTGTTAAGCTCATCTGTTGAAGAAAATGTCCTAAATCACTGAGAGTGATATCCGCTCCTAAGACAAGATTTTTATCATTTCTTAAGGTGACGGGCATACTGGCTGTAACACCGGGCTTTCTATTCGAACTAAATACGTATAGGTCTGACCAGGAGAGTTTATTGAAGGTGAGAGCTTTCACATACCAGGGACGATTTCTGGGATCATAAGCACCATCCCTATCAAGTTCCTTAATGGTTACGTAATCATCATCCTTGAATTCCCAGGTCTCCTCGACTGTTCCCTTTGAGCGCAGAATATGTCTGATAGCACGTCCCGGTTCTTGTCGTGCCTGGATGAAATTCCCATCTTTATCTGCTATGTACAGGGTATAGATTTGCTGATTCGATTTGACCAGCTCCCACATTGTGCGCAAGGTCGTCTCAGAGTCGAGATATTCAGGATCCCCTTCCAGGATGCCGCCTAATATGGCCACACTGGAAGTGGCTGGTTCCAGGAAGGATATGGTCTTTTCTTTAATACGATTGGAAGCGGAATTAACGATGATCTTGGCTAGTTTTAAACTGGACTGTTTTGTTTTTATATAGAAGAGAGTTATAATGCTTAGGCTTGTCACCAACAATAAAGGCAGAAACAGTTCTAATATACCTACTCTAAAGGCCTTATGTTTTTTCATAATGAAAACATCATAGCCTTTTTATCCTTGTAAAGCCAATAATAATGTTCAAAAGTTTAAATATGGACGAGGATAAGCGTCAATACAAGCGATACGAGTACTATCAGGAGGTCATTGTTAGTACTCATCAGGGAGATAGCCATATGGCTGTGTTTAAGAATCTAAGTCCGGGAGGGGCTTTACTCGTATCTCCTAAGTCTATCGGCCCTTTTCAGAACATATCTTTTACCTTTGATCCGGAGGATGGCTTTACCTCACCTATTATGGTAAGGGCTCATGTTGTCAGGGAGTATAAGACCTCAGAATTGTATTATTGGGGAGTTGAGTTCACCCATATTCTTCCCCGTGATAGAGGAAGAATACGGGATATGCAGGATCGGATGTCTATCCTATAGGGAGTTTCCAATCTGCTTGATTTCTTCTAGAGCCGTATCGATTTCGCCGGTTCCCAAAGCGGCCTGGCTAATTAGTTCAGACAATTCATGGGTGGAATCAGACTGGGTTGTAAGGGTTTCTTTTATCAGTTTTGACAGGTCGGCTATCTCACTGATGATCTGACGTAAGGACTTAACAGATTCCGTGGTCTTATTCGTACTGGCCTGAACGGTCTGGATCATGTGAGATATATCGGCGGCAGAGTCTGCTGTATTAAAAGCCAGTTTTTTAACTTCCTTGGCTACTACAGAGAAGCCCTTACCTTCATTTCCGGCTCGAGCCGCTTCCACTGAGGCGTTAAAGGACAAGAGTTTTGTATTTTCTGCGATATCTGTAATGATCGCTGTGATCTCATCGATTTTGTCGGCTTCGCTTTTTAATCGGGACACTTCCATATCTGTATCTTTGATGAGTTCCACACTGGTGGAGATGATATTCAGAACATTCTCAACGTTGTCTGCTATCTCTTTGATGCTGTTTACATTACCTGCCATGGCAGTGGAACTGGTTTGCATGTTTTTGTTGATACTGGATGAGTTATGGGATACGACATGGATCTTTTGCTCCATAGCCTCCAGGACTTTCTGAAGCCTTTGCTTTACACCGATATTCTCTTCTACCATATTGATACTGTAGAGGATGCTCGATATTTGTTCCGTTAAAGTGTCATAGAGGATGTTATTGTTTAACTCCACAGCATAAATCATATGACCGAATTTGACTTCTTTCAGAATCAAAGGCTGGATGAGGTATTTGTCCTTATTGGCCCTTCCTATCCATCCTTCAGGATAGAGGGCATTGGTGTTGAGCTTCTGGGGATGGCCATTGCCAAAGAGGGGATACATTTGTTCCCCGAGTACCATATAGGCTTCACTAATCCCTAGTTCCGGGAGGTCCTGGCTCAACTGCTGTCGCAGCATTTTCTCATCAAAAATGGTTTTAAGCCGTGAGTTTACCTTCTGGAGCTGGAATATTTGGTCTTGATGGGTCAGGGCTGCCCGTCTGTTCTCCCTTAGCTCCCCTTCGGAGATAAAGATCTGCCCTTTGGTAATGATAGAATCTATCCAAAGGGCTTTTGATTTATCCAGAAGGATCATATCAATATTATCCCCAATTCCCTTAAGAATGGCCTGGAGGATTTTAATAGGATAATCTTTGGCCAAGAGCCCTTTAATCCCTTCTCTGATATAGCGCATGATCTGATCATAAGCTTGATCCTCTGTGTCCTTCTTAATGGCCGTGATCAGGGAGGGGATCGTCTCCTTAAGATAGGCTTTGAGTTCATTGTTCTTATAACGGGCGGCTACTTGCCTTGTGACCTTGTTTATCAGGTTTTTATCCTCTGAATCAAAGGTCTGTGTAGGAGCTTTTTTCTTGGATTTTGATTTGGTTTCCTCAGTCTTCTCTGCTTTTTTTAGGGAGAAGCTTTGGTTCAGGCAGCCACAGGATTGTCCCAAAGACAAGGTAGCCGGCAGCTTGATGGAATAGGCCACATTACTAGGGCCTTTCATGCTGACAATCTTGTTCATCGCTTCATAGCCCTGCTCATAGAAGGGCATGGCTACAGTTGTTAAAGGAGGGGTGGAGACTTGAGCCTTGAGGGTATTATTGTAACCAATGATCGCTACATCGTCGGGGACGTTGAATCCCCTTTTGATAAGATCATCCATGGCATTAAGGGCAATGTCGTCATTGACACAGACCAGAGCGTCAAAATCCTGACCGACCTTTAGTCCTCTGTTGTTGATGAAATTCTGTAATTCTCGACTACCTCTGGCGGCTTCCCATGATCCGGGAGGAGAAATCATATCTTCATTAATGGCTATCTTGTATCGTTTGAGCGTATCCAGATACCCTTGGTATCTTTCCTGGGAGTATCCGTGATGTTCTGGACCTCTGATATAAAGGATCTTGCTTTTCCCATGTTCCTTAATCAGGTGTTCTACGGCATCACACATACCGGCATAACTATCTGCTGCCAGGGATAATATATCAGGGAGTTTTACCGATAGAGACAATCGGGGCAGGTTGGCAAAGGTCTTGTAGAATGTTTCTCCTTCTTCCTCTTCCGTAGAAGCCCAGGTGATCAGCCCCCCTATATCCTGGGATTTTAGATAATCATAAATATAGGCAGATTCCTGATGTAGTACGCCCCCATTTAATACGAGGATGGGTTGATCCTGTTCTTCGGCGGCTGTTCTCATCCCTCTAAATAGTGCTTCTGGTGTAACACCTGTATAATTACGCATTAGGATAGCTATCGGTTTTTTCTGCATTATTCTTCCTTGGGGTATATATAGATAACTTATTGGAATCGTTTTTTACTGTTCAAGAGGTTTTCTCATTTTTACATTCCTTTTTCCTTACGTCAACAAGACTTTTGTTAACCCAAGAATAATTTGATTTTCATCATTTCCTAACTTTACTCTTCTAAGCTCTCGGAGACAGAGGATATATATCTGGTAGAGATCTTGGAAAACCAGGGCATCCAATACACTCATAAAAGGCTTTCACCATAGGTGGGAGATAGGTGTATTCGGTACCTTGGTTATCCAGGATCTTTTTTTTTGCCATAAAAGGAAGAGTGCACTATGAAGTTTGACTTGGTTGTATCAGATTTGGATGGGACCATCCTTAATAATAAGGTGGCTGATCGCTCCTGGCTGGAGGTGATGAGAGCGGGCGTAAGGCGATTACAGGATAGGAATATCAAATTCACTATCGCCACAGGAAGGCCTGAGATCTCTGCTCTCCCTATCGCCAGAGAGTTAGGGATTGATACACCTATCATTACTTATAATGGGGCTCAGATCATTAATAGGGAAGGGACGGTCCTCTATGAAAATACTTATGACCTTAAGCACTGGGAGCCTTTTCTCTACAACCTGTTAGAACGGGGGGGATCTGTTGTCCTCTATAGGGAAGGGGAAGCCCTTTGCCTGGAACATAGTGATCGTATTAAGCAATACGAAGTAAAAGAAAACATCCCTTGTCGTCGTTGTTCCTGGTCGGATATCAGAAGGCTCAGTACTTATAAGATTCTCCTCTTAGGGGATATGGATCTCTTAAAGTCGGTATGGGCCAAATGCCATCCCGGCCAGGATCAAGAGTATCAGATGTTCCAGTCCGAATCGGATCATCTCGAGATCGTTGGTCAAGGGATCTCTAAGGGAACCGCCCTTGTCTACTTAGCCGAATATCTTCATGTCTCATTGGGCTCCACTATCGCCATTGGTAATCACTACAACGATATGGATATGCTCAAGGCCGCTCAATTAGGAATAGCCGTCGCCAATGCAGAACCGGGATTACAGAGCACCGCGGACTTTGTAACTCGCCATGCCTATGAAGACGGAGTAATAGAAATGATTAATAGATGGGTATTAAAGGAGGAGTTAGAAAATGCGTAAGTTAAGTATTGTCAGTCTGTTCTTGTTCGTTATTATGTCTACTGGCCTATTCGCAGGAGGTAGTCAGGAATCGGGAAAAGTTACGGAGATCGATATGTATTTCCCCGTTGTTGTAGGGGGACCATTAACAAAAGTAATTGAAGAAATGTGTAATGATTTTATGACGCAGAACCCTGATGTAAAGGTTAATCCTATATATGCAGGTAGTTATTTTGATGCCATGGTTAAGGCTCAAACCGCTCAACAAGGGGGAGCTCCTCCTGCGGTAGCGGTCTTGTTATCAACAGAGCTTTTTACTCTCATCGATATGGATGCCATTATCCCCATGGATGATTTTATCAAGAAGGATAACTTCCCTATTGATGATTTCTATTCTGCTTTTATGGAAAATGGTCAAACTCAGGGAAAAACTTGGGGCTTACCTTTCCAACGTTCCACTATCGTTATGTACTACAACAAGGATGCCTTCCGCAAAGCCGGTTTAGATCCTGAAAAGGCTCCTGCTACTTGGGAAGAATTAGTAGAATATGGTCAAAAACTCACTGTCAAAGATGGGAATGGCAACACCACCCAATGGGGTGTAGAGATTCCTTCTACTGGCTACCAATACTGGATGGCTCAAGCCCTTACTATCCAAAGTGGTAAGAACTACATGAACCAACAAGGTAACCAAGTGTACTTCAATGATCCTGCTGCCATAGAAGCTCTTAGCTTCTGGAAAGATATGGGGCAGAAGTATGAGATCATGCCTAAGGGCATCATCGAATGGAAGACTGTTCCTTCTGACTTCCTTCAACAGAGGACGGCTATCATGTACCACTCAACAGGGAACCTTACGAATATGAAAAACAACGCAACATTCGATTTTGGTGTGGCTTTCCTTCCTGCCAACAAGAGCTTCGGTTCTCCTACTGGTGGTGGTAACCTTTATATCTTCAAAGATATCTCTGATGCCCAAAAAGAAGCGGCTTGGAAGCTGGTTAAATTCTTAACTTCCCCTGAGATGACAGCCAAATGGTGTATTGCCACAGGTTATGTCGGAACCAGAGCGAGTGCCTTTGAAACTCCTGCCTTATCAGAATATGTCAAGGGATTCCCCTATGCTGCCGTGGCTCGCGATCAGCTTCAGTATGCTAAGGCTGAGTTGTCTACCCATGAGAATGGTCAAGTGATCAAGATCATTAATGATAACATTCAGTCCGCTCTTACTGGTCAGGCATCCCCTGAAGAGGCGTTGAACAAAGCCCAAAGTCAGACAGAAGAAATTCTAAAATCCTATAAGTAGGGACGGGGATATGTCACCAAGAAATAAAGGGATACTACAGGAGAATCTTAAGGCATGGATCTTTATTCTTCCTTCTTTTGTGTTTGTGTTTTTCTTTACTCTCTATCCCTTAGTGAGGAATCTTAAGTATTCCTTCCTCAGGAAGGATTTGGCTACAAAGGTCCCTTACTTCTATGGTTTAGAGAATTATAATCAAATGATCCATGATCCGGTGTTCTG
Protein-coding sequences here:
- a CDS encoding HAD family hydrolase, whose protein sequence is MKFDLVVSDLDGTILNNKVADRSWLEVMRAGVRRLQDRNIKFTIATGRPEISALPIARELGIDTPIITYNGAQIINREGTVLYENTYDLKHWEPFLYNLLERGGSVVLYREGEALCLEHSDRIKQYEVKENIPCRRCSWSDIRRLSTYKILLLGDMDLLKSVWAKCHPGQDQEYQMFQSESDHLEIVGQGISKGTALVYLAEYLHVSLGSTIAIGNHYNDMDMLKAAQLGIAVANAEPGLQSTADFVTRHAYEDGVIEMINRWVLKEELENA
- a CDS encoding ABC transporter substrate-binding protein produces the protein MRKLSIVSLFLFVIMSTGLFAGGSQESGKVTEIDMYFPVVVGGPLTKVIEEMCNDFMTQNPDVKVNPIYAGSYFDAMVKAQTAQQGGAPPAVAVLLSTELFTLIDMDAIIPMDDFIKKDNFPIDDFYSAFMENGQTQGKTWGLPFQRSTIVMYYNKDAFRKAGLDPEKAPATWEELVEYGQKLTVKDGNGNTTQWGVEIPSTGYQYWMAQALTIQSGKNYMNQQGNQVYFNDPAAIEALSFWKDMGQKYEIMPKGIIEWKTVPSDFLQQRTAIMYHSTGNLTNMKNNATFDFGVAFLPANKSFGSPTGGGNLYIFKDISDAQKEAAWKLVKFLTSPEMTAKWCIATGYVGTRASAFETPALSEYVKGFPYAAVARDQLQYAKAELSTHENGQVIKIINDNIQSALTGQASPEEALNKAQSQTEEILKSYK